The following coding sequences are from one Beggiatoa alba B18LD window:
- the argB gene encoding acetylglutamate kinase, translating to MSLTTPTAKSVAHVLIEALPYINRYQDKTLVVKYGGNAMVDETLKQSFARDMVLLKRVGMNPIVVHGGGPQIGDVLKRLGKQSEFFQGMRITDTETMDVVQMVLGGLVNKDIVTLINRQGGKAVGLTGKDAELIHARKLTFTRTSPEMNASEIIDIGHVGEVASFDTEILTHLIHGDFIPVIAPIGVGDDGQSYNINADLVAGKLAEVLGAENLMLLTNTTGVLDKEGKVLTGLDSVTVQNLIEDGTISGGMLPKVRCALEAVHAGVKTAHIIDGRVEHAVLLEIFTNEGVGTLIRGKSR from the coding sequence ATGTCGCTCACAACGCCAACGGCAAAATCAGTTGCTCATGTGTTAATTGAAGCCTTGCCATACATCAACCGCTATCAAGATAAAACCCTCGTGGTGAAATATGGCGGTAATGCCATGGTTGACGAAACACTAAAACAAAGCTTTGCCCGCGATATGGTCTTGCTCAAACGAGTAGGCATGAATCCCATTGTTGTCCACGGTGGTGGCCCTCAAATTGGCGATGTGCTCAAACGCTTGGGCAAACAAAGTGAATTCTTTCAAGGGATGCGCATCACCGATACCGAAACCATGGATGTGGTGCAAATGGTATTAGGCGGTTTAGTCAATAAAGACATCGTCACCTTGATTAATCGCCAAGGGGGAAAAGCGGTCGGACTCACAGGGAAAGATGCGGAATTAATTCATGCGCGTAAACTCACATTTACCCGCACCAGTCCTGAAATGAATGCTTCCGAAATTATCGACATTGGTCATGTCGGGGAAGTTGCCAGTTTTGACACAGAAATTTTAACCCACCTGATTCATGGCGATTTTATCCCCGTGATTGCACCGATTGGGGTTGGTGATGATGGACAATCTTACAATATCAATGCTGATTTAGTCGCGGGTAAACTGGCGGAAGTCTTAGGCGCGGAAAACCTGATGTTATTAACTAACACAACAGGTGTCTTAGACAAAGAAGGCAAAGTCTTAACAGGGCTTGATTCTGTAACCGTACAAAATCTAATTGAAGATGGCACGATTTCAGGCGGTATGTTGCCTAAAGTTCGTTGCGCTTTAGAAGCTGTTCATGCAGGGGTTAAAACCGCACATATTATTGACGGTCGTGTCGAACATGCGGTTCTATTAGAAATTTTTACCAATGAAGGCGTGGGTACACTGATTCGTGGTAAATCACGCTAA
- a CDS encoding 3-hydroxybutyrate oligomer hydrolase family protein yields MRIRNFSFLKPSALLLSLTLLGGCVDGNATLGIILGLAAAAGVASLGGGGGSDSGGSTTPDTEKQTLITSQYDGLSDDLLTAGVGVGGLRNPPTTGTDPINPTSSEIRKATLISQYQATHDMRTTSGYGTLYGATATTAFAMPASEDGLVAGKEYLGYLDDTTGKNVSVMLQIPNNFNVSSPCIVATASPEFRGIYSAVGLAGEWGLKNNCAVVYTDKGAGVGEHDLNTNTVFLIDGVRRLATETARDVTTTPNFVAQGSDALDLAAFSSTYPYRIAYKAAHSKKNPEAEWGANLLDAIEFALYVLNFEENYGSSQSSNVLTAENTLIIAAATSTGGEAVLQAAEQDTNGLIDGVVVLSPTISPRKLANTNGFTIKYGKTSYFNAVHGRSLFDALTYQNIYQPCASVNSSVSEIAGSRGRCSALYAQGLLTSTTINAQAEEARQRLKDYGILSTTAAMSDIYWDSSVYAGLSVLYANAYGRFSVTENLCGYSYAGTNPDTSTVRAKYAYDLTDDYLSSSGFPPTSGTDLVNNYGNNGSGIPYRESINNNGLLDEYLQGALCLRRLFTGTTGIVATEGSALTSTEQNNARRVQEGLSEAILTGNLRGKPAIIIHGQDDALAHVNFSSRSYYGLNQQIEGSQSHLSYIEVTNANHFDALNEQYELNSQVPLVYYFYNGLDRLYGYFRNRTLLPQSQVIPTTPPSATANKVTTANLPLMDNGTYSCQITFDGQTLSIPECRNDL; encoded by the coding sequence ATGCGCATACGTAATTTTTCGTTTTTAAAACCCTCTGCTTTATTGTTATCTCTCACCTTATTGGGTGGTTGTGTAGATGGTAATGCAACCTTAGGTATTATTTTAGGACTCGCTGCCGCCGCAGGAGTGGCGAGTTTAGGTGGTGGCGGTGGTAGCGACTCAGGAGGGTCAACAACACCAGATACCGAAAAACAAACCTTAATTACTTCACAATATGATGGATTAAGTGATGATTTATTAACGGCTGGGGTCGGTGTTGGGGGACTACGTAACCCCCCTACGACAGGGACAGACCCCATTAATCCCACTTCGTCAGAAATTCGTAAAGCAACCCTGATTTCTCAATATCAAGCAACCCATGATATGCGGACAACATCAGGATACGGCACATTATATGGCGCAACGGCAACAACAGCATTTGCAATGCCAGCCAGTGAAGATGGTTTAGTAGCGGGTAAAGAATATCTTGGCTATTTGGATGATACAACAGGTAAAAATGTATCTGTCATGTTGCAAATTCCTAATAATTTTAATGTGAGTTCTCCTTGCATTGTTGCAACGGCAAGCCCTGAATTTCGTGGCATTTATAGTGCGGTCGGGCTAGCAGGGGAATGGGGATTAAAAAATAATTGTGCGGTGGTTTATACCGATAAAGGTGCGGGCGTTGGTGAACATGATTTGAACACCAACACGGTTTTTTTAATTGATGGTGTGCGCCGTTTAGCCACAGAAACCGCTCGCGATGTGACAACTACGCCGAATTTTGTCGCTCAGGGTTCTGATGCCTTAGATTTAGCGGCATTTAGTTCCACATATCCTTATCGTATTGCTTATAAAGCCGCGCATTCAAAGAAAAATCCCGAAGCCGAATGGGGCGCGAATTTGCTTGATGCCATTGAATTTGCTTTGTATGTTTTAAATTTTGAAGAGAATTATGGTTCTAGTCAATCAAGCAATGTTTTAACAGCGGAAAATACGTTAATCATTGCGGCAGCAACCTCAACAGGTGGTGAGGCGGTTTTGCAAGCAGCAGAACAGGATACGAATGGCTTAATTGATGGGGTAGTGGTTTTATCGCCTACGATTAGCCCTAGAAAATTAGCCAATACTAATGGGTTCACTATCAAATATGGTAAAACGAGTTATTTTAATGCAGTACATGGCAGAAGTTTATTTGATGCACTGACTTATCAGAATATTTACCAACCTTGTGCGAGTGTTAACTCAAGCGTGTCAGAGATTGCAGGCTCGCGGGGACGTTGTAGTGCATTATATGCACAAGGGTTATTAACCAGCACAACCATCAACGCACAAGCGGAAGAAGCACGGCAACGTTTAAAAGATTATGGCATTTTAAGCACAACAGCAGCGATGTCCGATATATATTGGGATAGCTCCGTGTATGCAGGTTTAAGCGTTTTATATGCAAACGCTTATGGACGTTTTAGCGTCACAGAAAATCTATGTGGCTATAGTTATGCAGGGACAAATCCTGATACAAGCACCGTGCGGGCTAAATATGCTTATGATTTGACGGATGATTACTTATCCAGCAGTGGCTTTCCGCCCACCAGTGGCACGGATTTAGTGAATAACTACGGTAATAATGGCAGTGGTATTCCCTATCGGGAATCAATCAATAACAATGGGTTATTAGATGAGTATTTGCAAGGTGCTTTATGCTTACGTCGCTTATTCACGGGCACAACTGGTATTGTTGCAACTGAAGGCAGTGCTTTAACCAGTACAGAACAAAATAATGCTCGACGTGTGCAAGAAGGTTTAAGTGAAGCAATTTTAACGGGTAATTTACGAGGCAAACCTGCAATTATTATTCACGGTCAAGATGATGCGCTTGCGCATGTCAATTTTAGCTCTCGCTCCTACTATGGCTTAAATCAACAAATTGAAGGCTCTCAAAGTCATTTGTCTTACATTGAAGTGACTAATGCAAATCATTTTGATGCGTTAAATGAACAGTATGAACTCAATAGCCAAGTTCCTTTAGTTTACTATTTTTATAATGGGTTAGACCGTTTATATGGTTATTTCCGCAATCGTACCTTACTCCCACAAAGCCAAGTCATTCCTACAACGCCGCCCAGTGCAACCGCAAATAAAGTGACAACGGCTAATTTACCCCTAATGGATAATGGCACATATAGTTGTCAAATTACCTTTGATGGGCAAACGCTCTCCATTCCTGAATGTCGCAATGATTTATAA
- the glmM gene encoding phosphoglucosamine mutase: MKKQERKYFGTDGIRGMVGEYPITPEFVLKLGWAAGQVLAKGKGRNKVIIGKDTRISGYMFESALEAGLSAAGMDVALLGPMPTPGIAYLTRTFHAQAGIVISASHNPYQDNGIKFFSSRGTKLPDDVELAIEAALEQPMQMASADKFGKAERVNDARGRYIEFCKRTILYDTDLKGLKLVVDCAHGATYNIAPAVFEELGAQVTTIGAQPNGLNINEGVGATQPQKLREMVLERHADLGIALDGDGDRVIMVDHQGEIVDGDELLFIIANARHQAGQLQGAVVGTLMSNFGLEKALKNRGIDFHRAAVGDRYVLELLQQVGGYLGGESSGHVICLDRTTTGDGIITALQVLEISRQTGLSVHELKQGMHKLPQQMINVPVKEGAKLLQLPVIQKALQVAEQSLAQQGRVLLRPSGTEPLIRVMVEGEDLQQVKTVVETLADVIRTTAMSMISP, translated from the coding sequence ATGAAAAAACAAGAACGTAAATACTTTGGCACAGATGGTATTCGAGGGATGGTCGGAGAATATCCCATTACCCCTGAATTTGTTTTAAAACTGGGATGGGCAGCAGGGCAAGTCTTAGCCAAGGGCAAAGGGCGTAATAAAGTTATTATTGGTAAAGACACACGGATTTCTGGTTATATGTTTGAATCCGCGCTAGAAGCTGGTTTATCCGCTGCGGGCATGGATGTCGCGCTACTGGGCCCTATGCCGACCCCCGGTATTGCCTATTTAACCCGCACTTTTCACGCCCAAGCAGGCATTGTTATCAGTGCTTCGCATAATCCCTACCAAGACAACGGCATAAAATTCTTTTCCAGTCGTGGGACTAAATTACCTGATGATGTTGAATTAGCCATTGAAGCCGCGTTAGAACAACCGATGCAAATGGCAAGCGCAGATAAATTTGGCAAAGCTGAACGGGTCAACGATGCACGGGGACGTTATATCGAATTCTGCAAACGTACAATTTTATATGATACGGATTTAAAAGGATTAAAATTAGTTGTCGATTGCGCTCATGGGGCTACTTATAACATCGCCCCCGCTGTGTTTGAAGAACTCGGTGCACAAGTTACAACGATAGGCGCACAACCCAATGGTTTAAATATCAATGAAGGCGTTGGCGCAACCCAACCGCAAAAATTACGTGAGATGGTTTTAGAACGCCATGCAGATTTAGGCATTGCCCTAGATGGGGATGGCGACCGCGTTATCATGGTCGACCATCAGGGCGAAATCGTCGACGGCGATGAATTACTCTTTATTATTGCCAATGCTCGCCATCAAGCGGGACAGTTACAAGGGGCGGTAGTTGGTACTTTAATGAGCAATTTTGGCTTAGAAAAAGCCTTAAAAAATCGAGGAATCGATTTTCACCGTGCGGCAGTTGGCGACCGTTATGTTTTAGAACTGTTACAACAAGTTGGCGGATATTTAGGCGGAGAATCATCAGGGCATGTGATTTGTTTAGACCGCACCACGACAGGCGATGGGATTATCACGGCGTTACAAGTTTTAGAAATCAGTCGACAAACAGGTTTAAGCGTGCATGAATTAAAGCAAGGAATGCACAAACTCCCGCAACAAATGATTAATGTCCCTGTGAAAGAAGGCGCAAAACTCCTGCAATTGCCTGTGATTCAAAAAGCCTTACAAGTAGCAGAACAAAGTCTTGCACAACAAGGGCGGGTTTTACTCCGTCCATCAGGGACAGAACCTTTAATCCGTGTGATGGTGGAAGGCGAGGATTTACAGCAAGTTAAAACCGTTGTAGAAACGTTAGCCGATGTAATTCGGACAACAGCAATGTCTATGATTTCACCTTAA
- a CDS encoding fumarate hydratase, whose protein sequence is MTVIREEDFVQSIADAFQFISYYHPLDYIQALGEAYEREESAAAKDAMAQILVNSRMSAEGHRPICQDTGICVVFLKIGMDVRFEAKHSIQEMVDEGIRRAYNHPDNTLRASVVSDPAGSRKNTRDNTPGVVHVELVSGDKVEVKVAAKGGGSENKTKFTMLNPSDSIVDWVLETVPKMGAGWCPPGILGIGIGGTAEKAVLLAKEALMEHVDIHELKARGAKNRVEELRLELYEKVNALGIGAQGLGGLTTVLDIKILDYPTHAASLPVAMIPNCAATRHAHFYLDGSGPANLEAPKLEDWPQVTWAAGLQTRRVNLDTVTREEILQWQPGERLLLNGKLLTGRDAAHKRIADLFAQGKGLPEGVDFNNRFIYYVGPVDAVRDEVVGPAGPTTATRMDKFTEMMLAKTGLLGMVGKAERGDKAIDAIKKHKAVYLMAVGGAAYLVSKAIRSSRVVAFGDLGMEAIYEFDVQDMPVTVAVDSAGTSVHKTGPAEWQAKIGKIPVNAG, encoded by the coding sequence ATGACAGTCATTCGTGAAGAAGATTTCGTTCAAAGTATCGCTGATGCCTTTCAGTTTATTTCTTACTATCATCCCTTAGATTATATCCAAGCCTTAGGCGAGGCTTACGAGCGCGAAGAATCCGCCGCTGCTAAAGATGCTATGGCACAAATTCTGGTTAATTCCCGCATGAGTGCTGAAGGTCATCGCCCCATCTGTCAAGACACGGGCATCTGTGTGGTCTTTTTAAAAATCGGCATGGATGTTCGTTTTGAGGCTAAACATAGCATTCAAGAAATGGTCGATGAAGGCATTCGCCGTGCGTATAACCATCCTGATAACACTCTCCGCGCTTCCGTCGTTAGTGACCCCGCTGGCAGTCGCAAAAATACCCGCGATAATACGCCTGGTGTGGTACATGTTGAACTTGTATCTGGTGATAAAGTCGAGGTTAAAGTCGCGGCGAAAGGGGGCGGTTCTGAAAATAAAACCAAATTTACCATGCTCAATCCTAGCGATAGCATTGTCGATTGGGTATTAGAAACTGTGCCAAAAATGGGCGCGGGCTGGTGTCCTCCCGGTATTTTAGGTATAGGCATCGGTGGAACAGCAGAAAAAGCCGTGTTACTGGCAAAAGAAGCCTTAATGGAGCATGTTGATATTCATGAACTCAAAGCCCGTGGTGCGAAAAATCGCGTTGAAGAATTACGCTTAGAGTTATACGAAAAAGTCAACGCTTTAGGCATTGGTGCGCAAGGCTTAGGCGGTTTAACCACGGTATTAGATATTAAAATCCTTGATTATCCTACCCATGCGGCATCTTTACCCGTCGCTATGATTCCCAACTGTGCCGCCACCCGTCACGCCCATTTCTATTTAGACGGCTCAGGTCCTGCAAATTTAGAAGCCCCAAAATTAGAAGATTGGCCACAGGTCACATGGGCAGCTGGTTTACAAACCCGTCGTGTTAATTTAGACACCGTCACCCGCGAAGAAATTCTGCAATGGCAACCCGGTGAACGCTTACTACTCAATGGTAAATTGCTGACAGGGCGCGATGCGGCACATAAACGCATTGCCGACTTATTTGCCCAAGGGAAAGGCTTACCCGAAGGCGTGGACTTTAACAACCGCTTTATTTACTATGTCGGCCCCGTTGATGCTGTCCGCGATGAAGTCGTAGGTCCTGCAGGCCCTACCACTGCCACCCGTATGGACAAATTCACCGAAATGATGCTTGCCAAAACAGGCTTATTGGGCATGGTTGGCAAGGCAGAACGCGGTGATAAAGCCATTGATGCGATTAAAAAACACAAAGCCGTTTACTTAATGGCAGTGGGTGGCGCGGCTTATTTAGTCTCTAAAGCCATTCGTTCATCCCGCGTTGTCGCTTTTGGTGACTTAGGCATGGAAGCGATTTATGAGTTTGATGTACAAGATATGCCTGTTACTGTTGCAGTCGATTCTGCGGGAACGTCTGTTCATAAAACAGGTCCTGCTGAATGGCAAGCAAAAATTGGTAAAATTCCTGTCAATGCAGGTTAA
- a CDS encoding putative bifunctional diguanylate cyclase/phosphodiesterase translates to MADKSTVLIVDDEIVSRYTVEVLLESEGYNLIFAESGEEALRKAEEVVPDLMLLDVMMPGMDGFEVCLHLRTNPKLAELPIVMITALDDRESRLRGIEVGADDFMSKPFDRAELRARVRTITRLNRYRRLVETEEQLVYLANYDVLTGLPNRNLVLEHLRQTIENASHSHSTFALMSLDLDGIQIINESLGHNFGDQLLREVAYRLRSLHAPKGTITARMAGDEFLLILQTTQNPIKEASHVAQELLETIRQPITLEKQHEVVITASVGISIYPSDGEDTQNLLRNANVARSRAKAQGKNNYQFFKVEMNDAAVKRLVFENQLRKVLERDELRLYYQPQIELVGKRVAGLEALLRWENTELGGMVPPDRFIPLAEEMGLIVPIGEWVLHTACQQGKDWLDRGLPPVRIAVNISSRQFQQSSLLSKIQEILEYTHFPPTLLELEVTESLFIGDESAHNCYKVLKELQEMGVQIAIDDFGTGYSALNYLKRFPVNTLKIDRSFIKDICIDKDDAAITTAIIAMAHSLNLSIIAEGVEEVEQLAFLHFHKCEMAQGYLFSPPVPAQCIESILTRESIFQSAPYS, encoded by the coding sequence ATGGCGGATAAAAGCACAGTACTCATTGTTGATGATGAAATCGTTTCACGTTATACCGTTGAAGTGCTTTTAGAATCAGAAGGATACAACCTTATTTTTGCGGAAAGCGGTGAAGAAGCATTGCGAAAAGCAGAAGAGGTTGTCCCTGATTTGATGTTATTAGATGTCATGATGCCTGGTATGGATGGCTTTGAAGTGTGTCTGCACTTACGCACGAATCCTAAACTAGCAGAGTTGCCCATTGTGATGATTACCGCATTAGACGATAGAGAATCACGATTGCGCGGTATTGAAGTAGGGGCTGATGACTTTATGAGTAAACCGTTTGACCGTGCTGAATTACGGGCGCGTGTGCGAACAATTACCCGTTTAAATCGTTATCGCCGTTTAGTAGAAACAGAAGAACAGTTAGTCTATTTAGCCAATTATGACGTTTTGACAGGCTTGCCCAACCGAAATCTTGTTTTAGAACATTTACGTCAAACGATTGAAAATGCAAGCCATAGCCATTCTACTTTTGCCCTGATGTCATTGGATTTAGACGGCATACAAATCATTAATGAATCATTAGGGCATAATTTTGGCGACCAACTTTTGCGCGAAGTTGCTTATCGTTTACGCAGTTTACACGCGCCTAAAGGGACAATTACCGCACGAATGGCGGGCGATGAGTTCTTATTAATTTTACAAACAACACAAAATCCGATTAAAGAAGCCAGCCACGTCGCCCAAGAATTATTAGAAACCATTCGCCAGCCGATTACATTAGAAAAGCAACATGAGGTTGTAATCACTGCCAGTGTGGGAATTAGTATTTATCCCAGTGATGGCGAGGATACACAGAATTTATTGCGCAATGCGAATGTTGCACGCTCACGCGCAAAAGCTCAGGGTAAAAATAATTATCAATTCTTTAAAGTAGAAATGAATGATGCCGCTGTCAAACGCCTCGTTTTTGAAAATCAATTACGTAAAGTGTTAGAGCGGGACGAATTACGTTTATATTATCAACCACAAATTGAGTTAGTGGGTAAACGGGTTGCGGGTTTAGAAGCCTTATTACGCTGGGAAAATACGGAGCTTGGGGGCATGGTTCCGCCTGACCGTTTTATTCCGCTCGCAGAAGAGATGGGGCTTATTGTTCCTATTGGTGAATGGGTACTACACACGGCTTGCCAACAAGGCAAAGATTGGCTAGATAGGGGGTTACCGCCTGTACGGATTGCAGTAAATATTTCTAGCCGTCAATTTCAGCAATCCAGTTTATTAAGCAAAATTCAAGAGATTTTAGAATATACCCATTTTCCGCCGACTTTATTGGAATTAGAAGTGACTGAAAGTTTATTTATTGGCGATGAAAGTGCGCATAATTGTTATAAAGTTTTAAAAGAATTGCAGGAAATGGGCGTACAAATCGCCATTGATGATTTTGGAACGGGTTACTCAGCACTGAATTATTTAAAACGTTTTCCTGTCAACACATTAAAGATAGACCGTTCTTTTATTAAAGACATTTGTATCGACAAAGACGATGCAGCGATTACAACAGCCATTATTGCGATGGCGCACAGCTTAAACTTATCGATTATTGCAGAAGGTGTGGAAGAAGTAGAACAATTAGCATTTTTACATTTCCACAAATGCGAAATGGCACAGGGTTATTTGTTCAGTCCACCTGTACCTGCACAATGTATTGAAAGTATTTTAACGAGAGAAAGCATTTTCCAATCTGCACCATATAGCTAA
- a CDS encoding response regulator, protein MQTQEKIPLLIVDDEIVSRSSLEALLESDEYQLFFAEDGAQGLDKAESIHPVLMILDVMMPGMNGFEVCRRLRANAKLAQIPVIMITAWDDPTAKQRCLDVGANDVICKPFNRADLQARIQKLIVTR, encoded by the coding sequence ATGCAAACTCAAGAGAAAATACCACTTCTCATTGTGGATGATGAAATTGTATCGCGTTCTAGCTTAGAAGCGTTGTTGGAGTCAGACGAATATCAGCTTTTCTTTGCAGAAGACGGCGCGCAGGGATTAGACAAAGCTGAGTCTATTCATCCCGTATTAATGATTTTAGATGTCATGATGCCTGGTATGAATGGTTTTGAAGTCTGTCGTCGTTTACGCGCAAATGCCAAATTGGCACAAATACCCGTGATTATGATTACAGCATGGGACGACCCAACCGCTAAACAGCGTTGCTTAGATGTTGGAGCAAATGACGTGATTTGTAAGCCGTTTAATCGTGCGGATTTACAAGCACGGATACAAAAGTTAATTGTTACTCGGTAA